GAGGAGGATGTCTGCAACGCTTTCTCCTACTGCATCGACCGGATTTTAGAGATGAAACCAGACCTGGTAATTCATGCCGGCGACCTGTTTCATACGGTACGTCCTTCCAACCGTATCATAAATTTCGCCATCAGGGAGATTCTCAAGCTGAGCCGGGCGGAGATACCGGTGGTAATTATCTCCGGCAATCACGATGCTCCCCG
The sequence above is a segment of the Candidatus Zixiibacteriota bacterium genome. Coding sequences within it:
- a CDS encoding exonuclease SbcCD subunit D translates to MSVRIAHIADTHLGAGGFGNKLSESGINRREEDVCNAFSYCIDRILEMKPDLVIHAGDLFHTVRPSNRIINFAIREILKLSRAEIPVVIISGNHDAPR